Proteins co-encoded in one Oncorhynchus kisutch isolate 150728-3 linkage group LG1, Okis_V2, whole genome shotgun sequence genomic window:
- the LOC109893018 gene encoding uncharacterized protein LOC109893018 isoform X3, with the protein MVMSLLRSLLLFYFSFNELTTAAEDILWVKTGEKVTMMCSTTLKDQDGMYLYVGLDRDREVLYYYQRDSKLTPRKRYWDRVKTEGPMDQLTITISNLTTEDTGVYWCVYTKFNEATYENYINQGRGSTLVVVNDDALQLPCPTATAVTLTTFHPANEKPCPSGVESIIIIITIILTTLICAFIFLVWVAPLVKRCCNRRGYTPQVFPDSVYEDMARNHIYPPGTQQVESYPYSVSTKGGSRTTV; encoded by the exons ATGGTGATGTCACTGCTGAGGAGTTTGCTGTTGTTCTACTTCTCATTCAATGAATTGACCACAGCAGCAG AAGACATTCTCTGGGTGAAGACAGGGGAGAAGGTTACCATGATGTGCTCCACCACTCTAAAAGACCAGGATGGAATGTACCTGTATGTTGGgctggacagagacagggaggtgcTGTATTACTACCAGCGTGACTCCAAGCTGACCCCCAGGAAACGCTACTGGGACAGAGTGAAGACTGAGGGACCTATGGACCAACTGACCATCACCATCAGTAACCTGACCACAGAGGACACAGGTGTCTACTGGTGTGTTTACACAAAATTCAATGAAGCCACATATGAAAATTACATCAACCAAGGAAGAGGCTCCACTCTGGTCGTGGTGAATG ACGATGCCCTCCAGCTGCCATGCCCCACAGCTACTGCAGTAACACTGACCACCTTTCACCCAGCCAACGAGAAGCCGTGCCCATCCGGCGTGgaaagcatcatcatcatcatcaccatcatcttgACCACCCTGATATGTGCCTTCATCTTCCTCGTCTGGGTCGCTCCACTG GTGAAGAGGTGCTGTAACCGGAGAGGATACACACCACAGGTCTTTCCTGACTCGGTCTATGAAGACATGGCCCGGAATCACATTTATCCACCAGGCACACAGCAGGTAGAATCGTACCCCTATTCTGTGTCTACCAAAGGAGGAAGTAGGACCACTGTGTAG
- the LOC109893018 gene encoding uncharacterized protein LOC109893018 isoform X2, translating into MVMSLLRSLLLFYFSFNELTTAADILWVKTGEKVTMMCSTTLKDQDGMYLYVGLDRDREVLYYYQRDSKLTPRKRYWDRVKTEGPMDQLTITISNLTTEDTGVYWCVYTKFNEATYENYINQGRGSTLVVVNGRYDALQLPCPTATAVTLTTFHPANEKPCPSGVESIIIIITIILTTLICAFIFLVWVAPLVKRCCNRRGYTPQVFPDSVYEDMARNHIYPPGTQQVESYPYSVSTKGGSRTTV; encoded by the exons ATGGTGATGTCACTGCTGAGGAGTTTGCTGTTGTTCTACTTCTCATTCAATGAATTGACCACAGCAGCAG ACATTCTCTGGGTGAAGACAGGGGAGAAGGTTACCATGATGTGCTCCACCACTCTAAAAGACCAGGATGGAATGTACCTGTATGTTGGgctggacagagacagggaggtgcTGTATTACTACCAGCGTGACTCCAAGCTGACCCCCAGGAAACGCTACTGGGACAGAGTGAAGACTGAGGGACCTATGGACCAACTGACCATCACCATCAGTAACCTGACCACAGAGGACACAGGTGTCTACTGGTGTGTTTACACAAAATTCAATGAAGCCACATATGAAAATTACATCAACCAAGGAAGAGGCTCCACTCTGGTCGTGGTGAATGGTAGAT ACGATGCCCTCCAGCTGCCATGCCCCACAGCTACTGCAGTAACACTGACCACCTTTCACCCAGCCAACGAGAAGCCGTGCCCATCCGGCGTGgaaagcatcatcatcatcatcaccatcatcttgACCACCCTGATATGTGCCTTCATCTTCCTCGTCTGGGTCGCTCCACTG GTGAAGAGGTGCTGTAACCGGAGAGGATACACACCACAGGTCTTTCCTGACTCGGTCTATGAAGACATGGCCCGGAATCACATTTATCCACCAGGCACACAGCAGGTAGAATCGTACCCCTATTCTGTGTCTACCAAAGGAGGAAGTAGGACCACTGTGTAG
- the LOC109893018 gene encoding uncharacterized protein LOC109893018 isoform X1: MVMSLLRSLLLFYFSFNELTTAAEDILWVKTGEKVTMMCSTTLKDQDGMYLYVGLDRDREVLYYYQRDSKLTPRKRYWDRVKTEGPMDQLTITISNLTTEDTGVYWCVYTKFNEATYENYINQGRGSTLVVVNGRYDALQLPCPTATAVTLTTFHPANEKPCPSGVESIIIIITIILTTLICAFIFLVWVAPLVKRCCNRRGYTPQVFPDSVYEDMARNHIYPPGTQQVESYPYSVSTKGGSRTTV, translated from the exons ATGGTGATGTCACTGCTGAGGAGTTTGCTGTTGTTCTACTTCTCATTCAATGAATTGACCACAGCAGCAG AAGACATTCTCTGGGTGAAGACAGGGGAGAAGGTTACCATGATGTGCTCCACCACTCTAAAAGACCAGGATGGAATGTACCTGTATGTTGGgctggacagagacagggaggtgcTGTATTACTACCAGCGTGACTCCAAGCTGACCCCCAGGAAACGCTACTGGGACAGAGTGAAGACTGAGGGACCTATGGACCAACTGACCATCACCATCAGTAACCTGACCACAGAGGACACAGGTGTCTACTGGTGTGTTTACACAAAATTCAATGAAGCCACATATGAAAATTACATCAACCAAGGAAGAGGCTCCACTCTGGTCGTGGTGAATGGTAGAT ACGATGCCCTCCAGCTGCCATGCCCCACAGCTACTGCAGTAACACTGACCACCTTTCACCCAGCCAACGAGAAGCCGTGCCCATCCGGCGTGgaaagcatcatcatcatcatcaccatcatcttgACCACCCTGATATGTGCCTTCATCTTCCTCGTCTGGGTCGCTCCACTG GTGAAGAGGTGCTGTAACCGGAGAGGATACACACCACAGGTCTTTCCTGACTCGGTCTATGAAGACATGGCCCGGAATCACATTTATCCACCAGGCACACAGCAGGTAGAATCGTACCCCTATTCTGTGTCTACCAAAGGAGGAAGTAGGACCACTGTGTAG